The genomic DNA AGCAAGCCTTTATGGATACATACAAACTTTTAATAAGGACAAAAAATGACAAATAAACAAGCTTTTTTAGAAGCACAAAATTATATTCCAGGTGGTGTGGATTCGCCAGTACGCGCATTTGGTAGCGTGGGAAGTGATCCAGTTATCATAGAGCATGGCGAGGCTGAGTTTTTATACGACATCGAAGGCAACAAATACATTGATTACGTTCTTAGCTGGGGACCACTTATCTTTGGACATTGTGACAAGGATATAGAAAATGCAGTTATTAGTGCAGCAAAAAAGGGTTTAAGCTTTGGAGCTCCTTGTCTGCTTGAAACTAAGCTTGCTAAGCTTGTTTTATCAAAATTCCCTTGGCTTTCACAAATCCGCTTTGTAAGTAGTGGCACAGAAGCTACAATGAGCGCTATCCGTCTTGGTCGTGGATATAGCGGCAAAAACGGCATTATTAAATTTGAAGGCTGCTACCACGGACACAGCGATAGCTTGCTAGTAAAAGCTGGTAGTGGGGCTACAACTTTTGGATATTCTAGCAGTCTTGGCGTACCTGAAGATATAGTCAAAAATACTCATCTTGCTATTTATAATGATTTAAATAGTGTCGAAGAGTGCTTCAAAAGTGGCGATATAGGTGTCATCATAGTCGAGCCAATCGCTGGAAATATGGGCTTAGTTCCAGCTAAACAAGAGTTTTTAGACGGACTTAGAAAGCTTTGTGATAAATTTGGCGCCGTTTTGATCTTTGATGAAGTTATGAGTGGCTTTAGAGCTAGTTCAACTGGTAGCTATGAGTTTAATGGTATTGAGGCTGACATCGTGACATTTGGCAAGGTGATAGGCGGCGGAATGCCATGCGCTGCTTACGCTGGTAAGGCTGAAATAATGAAGCTTATTAGCCCACTTGGTGGCGTTTATCAAGCAGGCACTTTAAGCGGAAATCCAGTGGCAATGGCTGCAGGTCTTGCATCGCTAAACAAAATTTACTCTACCCTAAATTTATATGATGAGCTTAGCAAAAAGGCTAAATTTATCATCGACATTCTAAAAACTAGCGCGGACGGGGCTGGAATCCCACTTCAAGTAGATATGCGTGGCTCAATGTGGGGATATTTTTTCAATGAAAATCCAGTGAGCAACTACGCAGACGCACTAAAAAGCGATACAAAAATGTTTGCTCGTTTCCATGGCGAAATGCTAAAACGTGGCATTTATCTTGCTCCAAGTCAGTTTGAAACTGGATTTGTCTGCACCACTCTTAGCCAAAACAGTCTTGAGCTTACAGCAAACGCCATAAAAGAGAGTTTCAAAGCACTATGAGTGAAGAAAAAAGTTCAAGAGCAAAGAAAATAAACACCACAATCAAAGCCGCCGATAACCTAAGTCTTGGTATTTCTATGGTTGTGGCAGTTGCCATTGGCTTTGGTATCGGATATGGGCTTAAGAGCCTAACTGGCTCAAACTGGGGACTTGGAGTTGGCATATTTATAGGCGTAGCAGCAACGTTTAACAACGTATATAAAGCCTATAAATCGCAAGTCAAAAGCTATGAAGAGTTCAAAGACCAAAAACCACTAAAAACCAAAGACGATGATGATGAAATTTAAAAATCTCATTTTGTTTTATGTGGCGATTGATCTCGTGCTTATCGCTGTGGCTGGGTACTTTGGTGATATTTATCTGCTAAATTCACAAGTGGCGATGATATGCTCCATGCTTATACTTTTTGCTAGTTATCTTGGGTATAAAAGCAGAGTTGATACCAAATCGGTTAATTATCAGCTAAGTGACCAAGAAAAGGCGTTTTTTGAAGATGACTGGGACGCTGATGAGCCAAGCGAGCAGCAAGATTTAAAGCAAGATCTAAAGAAACTTCGCAAAAAGACGAAATTTAACAAAATGGATTTCATAGGAGCATTTAAGCCATTTAGATTAGTGGCTTACATCACGCTTATTGTGGCGTTTTTCATGCTTTTAAGAAGAGATTTATTTGAGCCGTTTTCATTCTTGGGCGGTCTTGTTGTTATGCCTCTTGGCGTATTTTTAGCAGGAGTTTTCACGCGTGATAGGAATTAGAAGAGTAATAGTCTCGCTTAGCGCACTATTTTTTGGGATGTCATTTATATTTGTCGCAAATGGTCTTGTAGTGAGCTCTGCTGGACTTCTTCTAAAAAATCTAAACGCAAGTGAGGCCATGATAGGCGTGGTTACTTCTTGCTTTTTTATCGGTGCATTAGTTTGCACTCTCATCTCTCACAAACTCATCTCAAAAGTCGGCCACGTCAGGGCTTATGCCATATTTAGCG from Campylobacter iguaniorum includes the following:
- a CDS encoding AtpZ/AtpI family protein, which encodes MSEEKSSRAKKINTTIKAADNLSLGISMVVAVAIGFGIGYGLKSLTGSNWGLGVGIFIGVAATFNNVYKAYKSQVKSYEEFKDQKPLKTKDDDDEI
- the hemL gene encoding glutamate-1-semialdehyde 2,1-aminomutase; amino-acid sequence: MTNKQAFLEAQNYIPGGVDSPVRAFGSVGSDPVIIEHGEAEFLYDIEGNKYIDYVLSWGPLIFGHCDKDIENAVISAAKKGLSFGAPCLLETKLAKLVLSKFPWLSQIRFVSSGTEATMSAIRLGRGYSGKNGIIKFEGCYHGHSDSLLVKAGSGATTFGYSSSLGVPEDIVKNTHLAIYNDLNSVEECFKSGDIGVIIVEPIAGNMGLVPAKQEFLDGLRKLCDKFGAVLIFDEVMSGFRASSTGSYEFNGIEADIVTFGKVIGGGMPCAAYAGKAEIMKLISPLGGVYQAGTLSGNPVAMAAGLASLNKIYSTLNLYDELSKKAKFIIDILKTSADGAGIPLQVDMRGSMWGYFFNENPVSNYADALKSDTKMFARFHGEMLKRGIYLAPSQFETGFVCTTLSQNSLELTANAIKESFKAL